GTCCATGCTGCGGCGGCCGCATGATCGTCATCGAAGTCTTTGAGCGCGGCGCAACGCCTCGCCACCAGCCGACCGCGCCAACCAGCGCCATCAGGATCGACACCTCATGAGCGCGCAACTGTCGTTCTGCAAAACTGCTCGTCGTGCCCGCCGCCCATCGACCGGCCACGGCGGAATGCGCCAATACGCTCATCGGTCGCCGCCTATCCGACAACAATTTATCGCCTTCGACCCCGTCCCATATACATTCACCTGTCGCGCCACCGTCGCGCAGCTCGCTGCATCGGCTCGAATTCCATCGGCCAACTCGCCCGCAGCGCTCAAATCCCCATAGAGCCTGCCGCACCATTCCTGCCCGCCATGCGCGGTTTCCTCCCTTGGAGGCTTTCGGACGCCGGCCGCCCGAATACGCCGCGCCGTCACTCCAGCGGCCGGCATCCGAAACCCTTCACAAAAGCTGCCGGTCGTCCTGCTGCGCGGCAAGGTCGGCGATGGGCCCACTTCCAGACGTTTGAAGCGAACACAGAGCTACTTATCGAGACGAGCTCGGCGGGCCATGTAGAGGTGAGTTTCGTAGTCCATTTCGAATTCTCCTCCGTGACGATCGACTGCTTTGGAAATGTCGTTGAGCAGCTCTTCGCGCATCGTTGGCGTGAGCATCCGGATATCCGAGCGCGTCCCCATGAAACTGGCGTAGCTTGATGTCGTGTGCGGCCACTTCCATGGATAGCAGCGGCGCTCCACCGGTCCAAACAAGCCCGACTGGTCAAACCAGCGGCTCGTATGTCGCAGGGATGTTCCCTTGAACTGCTCGAGCAATTGGATGGGTAGTCCTGTCGGAACATGTCCGAAGACGGCCAATGATCCGTCACATGCCTGAGTTACAGCACGAAGCCACGAACCGCTGGGTAGGCGCACTGCCTTTGATTTTGTAGCCCACCAATAGTTCTGCGCCCGACACGCAACAGGTGCTGCCCGCCGACTTATGGGCGCGGCGGAATTGAGCCTGGCCGTGCGAAACGATGCGACGAAAGGCAATGTCCGCTTTGCCGCTATTGCGGCTAGGGAAGCGACGGGGACATCCCAATTGTAGCCCTGACTATCGACTTGCCGGCGGTCATTCCGTTGCTCAGCTCTGGGCCGCGGCGTCGTCCACACGACCCAAAGCGGTCACTTGATTTAAAGACCATTTGGTCTATATCTTTCCAATGAGCAACCGAACCTCAGTGCCGTTGCCCCGCGGTCGCCCGCGGAGTTTCGATGCAGAAGCCGCTGTTGAACGCGCGATGGGTGTGTTCTGGTCGCGTGGCTATCATGCCACAGCGCTGCCAGACCTTCTTCGTGTGACGAAGCTCTCGCGTGGCAGCCTTTATGCTGCTTTCGGTGACAAGCACTCGCTCTTCCTGCGCGCGCTCGATCGTTACATTGCCGATGCCGTGACACGGATGGATATCGAGCTTGACCCTCGCAAGGAGCCGGTGGACGGCCTGCGGGCCTATCTTGCTGGATATGTTGACCGCACGAGCGGCGCCCACGGTCGGCGTGGATGTCTGGTGATTGCCACAACCATGGAACTCGCCGGGCGTGACGCTGACGTTAATCGTCGTATCGCGAGCTTTTTCAAAGTCATGGAGGCGCGAGTGGCGGATGCACTTTCCCGTGCGAAGGCGGCGGGCAAGTTAGCCGACGGTGTCGACCCTGCAAATGCTGCCCGCATTCTCGTCTGTTTCGTTGAGGGGCTGCGAGTGATCAGCAAAACGGCGCCGACGGGAGCCATAACCCAAGCCGCGGCCGACGCTCTGCTCGATCGTTTCATCAGGTAAGCAAACCCGGGGCCGTCCCCACGATCGGCGCGTCGATATCTAGACCAATCGGTCTTTAAAGGAGAATACCATGTCCGCGATCCAGATTGTTTGCGCGGTGGCCGTTCCTTTGCTCTGGGGTTATCAGTTCGTGGTCATCAAAGTGGGCATTACGGAGTTTCCGCCGTTCTTCTTCCTAGCGCTGCGTTTCCTGGCCACCGCGCTCCTGCTTATTCCGTTCGTCAAAAAGCCCACGCGTGAACAGCTGCGTCCTATCGCAGCCATCTCGCTTTTTCTTGGTGGACTGAACTTCGGGCTCTTCTACGTTGGTCTAGGGCTCGGCTCGGGAAGCATGACGGCTGTCGCATATTTACTCTCCACACCCTTCACGGTCCTGCTGGCCTGGCCGCTGCTGGCGGAGAGGCCATCTCTCACTACCGTCTCCGGGGTAGTGCTTGCATTTGCCGGCGTCTTTGTGTTGAGGACGGAGCCCGGCCTGTCGTCAAACGGCCTACCACTGCTGCTGGTGGTCGGAGCTGCCTTCGCCTTCGCGGTATCCAACGTCTTGACGAAACGCTACGGCCCTTTCGACCCCTTGATGTTGATGGGTTGGGCGTCGCTGTTCACGGTGCCGCAGGTGATGTTGATGTCGTTGCTCCTTGAATATGGGCAACTGGCGAGCCTCGTCGCTGCGGATGAACGTGGCTGGCTGGCACTCGCCTACACGATTTTTATCGGAGGAATTGTTGGATTTGGCCTTTGGTTCTGGCTGATCGCTCGCTGCTCCATGGGGCGCGTCGCTCCCTTCGGTCTGCTGCTGCCGGTGTTCGCCTTGATGTCGAGCGCATTGTTTCTTGGCGAGCCGATGACCCCGAAGTTGATTGTTGGTGCGCTGCTGGCGATCTCTGGTGTTGCCGTGACCCAGTTTAGGCCGAGCGCTCGACCGGTTTGAGTTCCCGCTGTTGGCCCATCGCTGACCTTGCCGTGCCGCCCGCCGGCCCGACAGCTTCTGACCCGATTCCAGACATTTGAACCGCTACTGATCGAGACCAGTTCGGCGGGCCATGTAGAGGTGAGTTTCGTAGTCCATTTCGAATTCTCCACCGTGACGATCGACCGCTTTGGAAATGTCGTTGAGCAGCTCTTCG
This portion of the Bradyrhizobium diazoefficiens genome encodes:
- a CDS encoding TetR/AcrR family transcriptional regulator, whose translation is MGVFWSRGYHATALPDLLRVTKLSRGSLYAAFGDKHSLFLRALDRYIADAVTRMDIELDPRKEPVDGLRAYLAGYVDRTSGAHGRRGCLVIATTMELAGRDADVNRRIASFFKVMEARVADALSRAKAAGKLADGVDPANAARILVCFVEGLRVISKTAPTGAITQAAADALLDRFIR
- a CDS encoding DMT family transporter yields the protein MSAIQIVCAVAVPLLWGYQFVVIKVGITEFPPFFFLALRFLATALLLIPFVKKPTREQLRPIAAISLFLGGLNFGLFYVGLGLGSGSMTAVAYLLSTPFTVLLAWPLLAERPSLTTVSGVVLAFAGVFVLRTEPGLSSNGLPLLLVVGAAFAFAVSNVLTKRYGPFDPLMLMGWASLFTVPQVMLMSLLLEYGQLASLVAADERGWLALAYTIFIGGIVGFGLWFWLIARCSMGRVAPFGLLLPVFALMSSALFLGEPMTPKLIVGALLAISGVAVTQFRPSARPV